A genomic stretch from Bacillus sp. N1-1 includes:
- the mnmE gene encoding tRNA uridine-5-carboxymethylaminomethyl(34) synthesis GTPase MnmE, which translates to MEYETIAAISTPMGEGAIAIVRLSGEEAIKIADRLYKGKQRLESVDTHTIHYGHLIDPDTKQVAEEVMVSVMRGPRTFTKEDIVEINCHGGLVSVNRVLELVLRSGARLAEPGEFTKRAFLNGRIDLSQAEAVIDLIRAKTDRAMNVALNQMEGRLSTLIASLRQQLLETVAHVEVNIDYPEYDAEEMTKDLLSTQLKEVEKEIEGILVTARQGKILREGLSTVIVGRPNVGKSSLLNSLVHENKAIVTDVPGTTRDVIEEYVNVRGVPLRLVDTAGIRETEDLVERIGVERSRERLKQADLILLVLNYNDELTHEDEKLFEAVKGMDVIVIINKTDLDKKLDLDRVKELAEEHPMITTSLKHEQGVDELEQSISELFFAGEVESQDLTYVSNSRHIALLEQSRRTLEDALEAVEAGMPVDMVQIDITRTWEILGEIIGDTVSDSLIDQLFSQFCLGK; encoded by the coding sequence GTGGAATATGAAACAATTGCTGCGATATCGACTCCAATGGGTGAAGGAGCGATTGCGATTGTCCGACTTAGCGGAGAAGAGGCCATAAAAATAGCCGATCGGTTATACAAAGGAAAGCAGCGGCTTGAATCTGTTGATACACATACGATTCACTATGGGCATTTGATTGATCCAGATACGAAACAAGTTGCCGAAGAAGTAATGGTTTCGGTTATGCGAGGACCTCGTACATTTACGAAAGAAGATATTGTTGAAATCAACTGTCACGGAGGACTCGTTTCTGTGAATCGCGTCCTTGAGTTGGTATTGCGTAGTGGAGCGCGCCTTGCAGAACCGGGTGAATTTACTAAGAGAGCTTTTTTGAACGGTCGTATTGATTTATCGCAAGCAGAAGCAGTTATTGATTTGATAAGAGCGAAGACAGATCGTGCGATGAATGTTGCATTGAATCAGATGGAAGGACGTTTATCGACATTAATTGCTTCATTGAGACAGCAATTGCTCGAGACTGTTGCACATGTTGAGGTAAACATCGACTATCCTGAATATGATGCAGAGGAAATGACGAAGGATCTCCTCTCGACTCAATTAAAAGAAGTAGAAAAGGAGATTGAAGGGATTCTCGTTACTGCAAGGCAGGGGAAAATTCTGCGTGAAGGTCTCTCAACCGTTATTGTTGGACGACCGAATGTTGGAAAGTCTTCTTTGTTAAATAGTCTCGTTCATGAAAATAAAGCGATCGTAACAGATGTACCCGGAACGACGCGGGACGTTATTGAAGAGTATGTTAATGTAAGAGGCGTGCCGTTACGCCTCGTCGATACAGCGGGTATTCGTGAAACAGAAGATCTTGTCGAACGAATTGGTGTTGAGCGTTCACGGGAGCGTTTGAAGCAAGCCGATCTTATTCTACTTGTGCTTAATTATAATGATGAGCTAACCCATGAAGATGAGAAGCTGTTCGAAGCTGTTAAAGGTATGGACGTCATCGTTATTATTAATAAAACAGATCTTGATAAGAAACTTGATTTAGACAGAGTGAAAGAGTTAGCAGAAGAACATCCAATGATTACAACTTCTCTTAAACATGAACAGGGCGTGGATGAACTAGAACAGTCCATTTCAGAACTGTTTTTTGCAGGTGAAGTTGAGTCGCAGGATTTAACATATGTATCAAATTCTCGTCACATCGCTTTACTGGAGCAGTCTCGAAGAACGCTTGAAGACGCGTTAGAAGCAGTTGAGGCAGGAATGCCCGTTGATATGGTGCAGATTGATATTACGCGCACCTGGGAGATTCTTGGAGAAATTATTGGTGATACGGTTTCTGATAGTTTGATCGATCAGTTATTTTCACAGTTTTGTCTTGGGAAATAA
- the jag gene encoding RNA-binding cell elongation regulator Jag/EloR — protein MRSVTVTGKTIEKAIEDALNQIGTVQENVDVEVLDEPKKGFLGFGGKPARIKVSEKPDIMEQTRAFLEKVIRNMGVEAGIEGRREDRDLFFTLSGEKIAIVIGKRGQTLNSLQYLTNLAANRFSDRFVRVVLDAENYRERREDTLKKLADRLADKAMVTKKDIQLEPMPSLERKVIHLYLKDKKGITTHSDGKDPHRRVVIVPRNK, from the coding sequence GTGAGAAGCGTTACGGTAACGGGGAAAACGATTGAAAAAGCCATCGAAGATGCGCTCAATCAAATCGGGACTGTTCAAGAGAATGTTGATGTTGAAGTGTTAGACGAGCCTAAAAAAGGATTTTTAGGCTTTGGAGGAAAGCCCGCCCGCATCAAAGTTAGCGAGAAACCTGACATCATGGAGCAAACAAGGGCTTTTTTAGAAAAAGTCATCCGCAACATGGGAGTTGAAGCCGGTATAGAAGGTAGAAGAGAAGATCGCGATCTTTTCTTTACGCTATCTGGTGAAAAAATTGCGATTGTGATAGGGAAACGTGGCCAAACTCTTAATTCTCTACAATATTTAACAAATCTTGCCGCAAATCGATTTTCTGACCGATTTGTCCGGGTGGTGCTCGATGCTGAGAACTACCGTGAAAGACGTGAAGATACGCTAAAAAAACTGGCGGATCGTCTTGCAGACAAAGCGATGGTTACGAAAAAGGACATACAGCTAGAACCGATGCCGTCGCTTGAACGAAAAGTGATTCATCTTTATCTTAAAGATAAAAAAGGAATTACAACTCACTCAGATGGAAAAGATCCGCACCGCCGTGTGGTCATTGTTCCACGTAATAAGTAA